From the Hevea brasiliensis isolate MT/VB/25A 57/8 chromosome 15, ASM3005281v1, whole genome shotgun sequence genome, one window contains:
- the LOC110671093 gene encoding sugar transport protein 14, with translation MAGGGFADGGTLKRAHLYEYKITGYFIFACIVAALGGSLFGYDLGVSGGVTSMDDFLKDFFPKVYRRKQEHLHETDYCKYDSQILTLFTSSLYFAALVSTFGASHVTRNKGRRASILVGSISFFLGAVLNAAAVNISMLIIGRILLGVGIGFGNQAVPLYLSEMAPAKVRGAVNQLFQLTTCLGILIANLINYGTEKIHPWGWRLSLGLATVPATLMFVGGVFLPETPNSLVEQGRLEEGRKVLEKIRGTAKVDAEFADLIDASNAARAIEHPFKNLLKRKNRPQLIIGALGIPAFQQLTGMNSILFYAPVIFQSLGFGSGASLYSSVITSGALVVGALISMALVDKFGRRAFFLEAGTEMFCFMVAVAITLALKFGQGVTLPKGIGIFLVIIICLFVLAYGRSWGPLGWLVPSEIFPLETRSAGQSMVVCVNMLFTALIAQCFLVSLCHLRYGIFLLFAGLILIMSSFIFFLLPETKQVPIEEVYLLWQNHWFWKRIVGDGDQVEPDGKLGSQV, from the exons ATGGCTGGTGGAGGATTTGCAGATGGAGGAACCCTCAAAAGGGCTCATCTCTACGAATATAAGATCACCGGTTACTTCATATTCGCTTGCATAGTTGCAGCTCTTGGAGGATCCCTTTTTGGGTATGATCTTGGTGTTTCTG GCGGTGTCACCTCCATGGATGATTTCTTGAAAGACTTCTTCCCGAAAGTGTATAGAAGGAAGCAAGAACATCTCCATGAGACAGATTACTGTAAATACGATAGCCAAATACTCACACTCTTTACATCCTCATTGTACTTTGCTGCTCTTGTTTCCACATTTGGAGCCTCCCATGTTACCAGAAACAAAGGACGAAGAGCCAGCATTCTTGTTGGATCAATAAGCTTCTTTTTAGGAGCAGTCCTCAATGCAGCTGCAGTGAACATTTCAATGTTGATCATAGGACGAATCCTGCTTGGTGTAGGCATTGGATTTGGCAACCAA GCAGTTCCCTTGTATCTTTCAGAAATGGCTCCTGCAAAAGTGCGTGGAGCAGTTAACCAATTGTTCCAATTGACAACCTGTTTAGGAATCCTGATTGCCAACCTAATAAATTATGGAACTGAAAAAATCCATCCATGGGGATGGAGGTTATCTCTTGGTTTAGCCACAGTTCCTGCGACTCTAATGTTTGTTGGGGGAGTTTTCCTCCCTGAGACTCCCAACAGTCTTGTAGAACAAGGCAGattagaagaaggaagaaaagtaTTGGAGAAAATTAGAGGGACAGCAAAAGTTGATGCTGAATTTGCTGATCTTATTGATGCAAGCAATGCTGCAAGAGCCATAGAGCACCCGTTTAAGAACCTTCTCAAGAGAAAGAATCGCCCCCAATTAATAATAGGGGCTTTGGGAATCCCTGCATTTCAACAGCTTACTGGCATGAATTCTATACTCTTCTATGCTCCTGTAATATTTCAGAGCTTGGGTTTTGGTTCTGGGGCATCTCTATATTCATCCGTCATAACCAGTGGAGCACTTGTTGTCGGTGCCCTCATTTCAATGGCTTTAGTTGACAAATTTGGAAGAAGAGCTTTCTTTCTGGAAGCTGGAACTGAGATGTTCTGCTTCATG GTGGCTGTGGCTATAACTTTGGCGCTGAAGTTTGGACAAGGGGTAACCCTCCCAAAAGGAATTGGCATCTTCCTTGTGATAATCATTTGCTTGTTTGTCTTGGCATATGGAAGATCTTGGGGCCCTCTTGGTTGGCTGGTTCCGAGCGAGATCTTCCCACTGGAGACGAGATCAGCTGGCCAGAGTATGGTGGTCTGTGTCAACATGCTCTTCACAGCTCTGATAGCACAGTGTTTCCTGGTGTCACTCTGCCACCTTCGATATGGAATCTTTTTGCTGTTTGCTGGCTTGATTTTGATAATGAGCAGCTTCATATTCTTCTTGCTGCCAGAAACAAAGCAAGTGCCAATTGAAGAGGTATATCTTCTCTGGCAAAATCATTGGTTCTGGAAGCGCATAGTGGGAGATGGGGACCAAGTTGAACCAGATGGCAAGCTAGGCTCGCAAGTTTAA